The DNA region TGGTCATATCTATGTCGCTATTTTATGAAGATGAGGAAATAAGGTACATATAAGAATAAAACATACCTGATGCGCAGCAATTGTCTGTGTGCCCATTGAGGTAGCAAAATAGACAAGTAGAGAGTAGAATGCAACCTGTCGTTCAGCATAATGTCAAATGTCCACAGAATACAAGATTTCGGCACCGAGTGAGAATGAGGTCAATTCACACAAACCTTTGACATCATTGTTAGAAACACGGGGCCGGCAATCAAGAATATTTGCAGAAGTTCATCTGATGATGGAACAGAGATAGCAAAGCCCTTATAGCCTTTATCGCTCAGTGCTTTGATCATCATATAAGCTGCAACGACCTAGAAATAGATTACCAAGCTAGGAAGGTTTTGAGATGTATGAaaatggagatagaagagatagAGTGTTGAAGAACACATCCAAATATGTTTAGGGATTAAATGAAGGAATTGGTAGGAATGAGTGGTCGTACTTGGGATACCATTGTTGCCCATGCTGCTCCAGCAATACCATAACTGAAGAATCGGCACAAGACTATGTCGCCAGTACCATTAATAACAGTAGCAACGGCCAAAGCCTTTAAAGGTCCCCATGAATCTTTCATGCCTAAACTGCGCATTTAAGAGCAAGAAACATATATCACAAGGTGAATAGCGTGACCAAGTAACGCACGCATCTGAGCACAGTATACTGTCAGAAAAGTATAAACTATCTTCACCTCAGAAGTGTCCTAACAAATAACTTACCATCAGTCATTCGAGACGAGCAATGTATATATCATATTACTGGGAAAAGAAGGATCACTCTTCTAGCTGGAACAGAATATAGATTGATGTCTCCCAGATCTGTCAACGACCTTTACATTGTTTACGTGTAAGTGAAAGCAAGAGTCTCGATTGGCTTTGAAATGACAAAGATCAAAACTCCAGCTCTATCATACTCATCCTTGCTGGTTTGATTCATGTGCAAAATATAAGGCTGCAAGTAagtggagctggtggctattcatGCGTGTTATAGATCTCCTTTTTAAGCAGAAATTCATGGTCGCTGTCTTCAAGCCCAGCTCATTCCCCAGTATATACAACtcaatagaaatatgaaatatggcaagaagaaagagaagagaagTGCACTTAtcacaaaaggaaaaaaagaaaaaaagaaagaaagagaagagtGCTTGACATATGCAACACAACGTAGAGTACAAACGGAGAAACTTAATAAATTATGATCGGACTAAGCTTACATAGAATCATAAAGTGATAAAGAATCAAACCTGGGGCTTATGTTAGTATAATTATCAAAACAAAGCTTCAAATACAAAAgaacaaaatgtaatagaaaACCACACATACAAAATACTAAAGAATAGGTAAATAGTACCTTGCACTTTGGGCAACCCAACCAACCAGCAGTGCTGGCCACGCCAAGCCTCGAATCTGTCACCATAATATCTACCATTCAGTTGAAGTGAAGCTTAAATGCACCATGCATAGCAACAATATAACTTGATCATAATAGAATATGATACTACATTTCAGCGCTAAAGCTTATTTGCCTGCCTTAGCAGATAAATTGACAATGTTTAGCAAATGACTGTCTCTATCAGTCTATCTAGCAACTTAACAATCGATTTAATGTCTTCACCAACCAGAAAGTGGAAAATGCATTGGCAATACTCGATTAATAAAATGatgctaaaaaggaaaaaaaattaaagctAAAAAGATCTTCAGAACAAGCAAATTATTAATAGGAGAATAACCTGGACATAAGTGTTGGCTGAGTTTATGATATCGACATTATTGGCCCCAGTGAAAGCTACGATTCAGAAAAATAAACCATTAGTGTTATTGGGGGAATATCAATAGCACACTTGATACATCCACCAGTAAAGTAGGAATAAAAAATTGCTTACAAGTGATTGCCTGAATACCAAACAACCTCGTAAAAATAAACATCACAACACCACAGACAAGCCCAATAAAAAGCAAGATAGATATCTGATGCTGCACTTTCTCTTTGTCCTGCACCAGAACCCAAgttgatgaatcagaatatgagaAGGAAATCAGTAGAATTACTATAAGTTGATGGTTTTCTTGATTTAGACGTTTATAAGATTACAACAAATGGCGGATTTAGGCTATCAACTAGGGGCATATCCAGGTTGTAGACTAAGACTCAGTAGGTTCGGAATTTTAACTGGCTTGAGGAGCAAATGCTTGCACCCACTGCTCTCTTGAAGTAGTAGGTTCAGTTCTCTTAATACATACTAATCACATTAAAACATACATGGTCGGAGTCAGAGGCAGATCCAAGATTTGAACGTTATGGGTTCAAGTTTGAAGTTCTATCACAGTCTATTTGATTTACTGGGTTCAAAATCTATTATTCATACTTATTTAATGGATTTTTAAGACATATATCGAGTTTGAGCCAAAGCTACTGGGTTCTGATGATATCTTATACACTGCATTGGCCCCTGGTCGAAATCGCAAGCAGACGAACTCTGAAACTACTAGTTATTAACAGGTTAACCCCTGCTATGAACAATGGGCTCAAACACCCCTGTTGCCTCCGCCTCGAGCGACAtacaaatgaattttttttatttttaagaaaaaactGTACATGTTaaaaatattcatatatatcaccTAGAACCTACTATTCTAAATCTATAAGATGCCACTAGCTACAACAATGCCCAAACACGTCAAAATTGAAAAGATCAAAGTCATAGCAGTAAAACAGCAGTTCCCAAAAACTTACCTGCTGTGCAAGTGAAGTAGCAACTAAATTTGAAGTGGCAATTGTAAGGAACATAAAAATATAGCTTATGTTATCACAGAAAACGGTTCCGGGACCTGCcaaataaaaacaacaacaatttTTCCTATATGAGCTTAAAGAAGAAAGAATTCGGAAatgaatatacaacaacaacaacaatttttCCTTATGAGCTTAAAGAAAAAATGTAGTAGGTCGAGATGCACATAAAATTCTGAAATTAGCTAATAAGCATTAAGTACAATAAAGCATTTTATGTTTTGAAACTGACCTTATGCACTAGGTTGAGATCCACATAAAAATAGCCATAAGGTCAgcttcaaaacttaaaatactTTTCAGCATAGGCGGAGCAAGGATTTCAGCTTTATGAGTTTTGGATTTTGGAACGACGACGTCATATACTAACAATtgggttctaaatttaatatttgttcgtatttaatgaatttcttaacATAAATATACTGTTTGAGCAAAAGCTACTGGGCTCTAACGAACCCGTAACCGGGCTTCTAGCTCTGCCCCTGCTTTTCAGTACTTAATTACTTATCAGCTACTTTCAGTTAGCTAACCACGGGCTCTAATATGATAAATACTCTAAATATTAAggagtattatcacttttagcccgcgccaaaaactatttacattcggtagccgaaaatatatatatatatataatttttcgactattattttgagaacGGCTATGCAGTATATTTTCTCAAATATTAATTGGTCTGAATAAACAAAatatagtaaaaatcaactagtTTAAGATTGAGATGTatataagagtaagatttgtgaGTTGTACCTAGAGCAGCGAGTTCAATGGAACTTCCTTGACCAACAACAGCAGTATCAATAAGACTCATTAATGGCCCACATAACCAGAGCCCAACTGCTGGCCCTGAAAACTTAGCAATTTCCACCATTTGAGTCCAAATACTTTCATTCGCAGAAAATTCTCGTCCACTAGACTTCACCACTTGAATTTTTTCCACTTGTTCATTTCCTACTTCTTTGATAGATAAAACTGAATCTGAGCTTTCTACATCAGTAATTTCTTGGCTGGGAATTGAGCAAGAAGTGATTATTAGCTTGCGAAAAGTGCAGATTTGAGAAGATAATGTAACCCGCGAAGTAGGGAGACGAGTTGAGGAGGAGCTGACATTGAGAGTTGGAATTTGTATTGGGATTCGAGATTGATAAGTGAAAGTGTTAAGATTGATTGCTTGAGTGTACATTGACATTGATACAAATGAAGAAAATGGGGGGATTTGGAAGCTTGAGCAACTATTACTGTCCTAACAATGGTCTGAAATTTAAGTCAATATGCCTGAACTGAGTATACTTTTTTCTTGCCCAAAAGTGCTTATTTTCTCAAAGTTAAAGCTGTTtagccaattttttttaaagaaaaaaacatatttttgagCAGAATCAGGAAAAAATAGCTTATCAACCCCTCTCCACAagcacttttttaaaaaatacttttcagAAAAATACACgcatagcctgtttggccaaactagaaaaataagtttattttgagaagtacttttttcaaaagtgttttttaaaaaaaatactttttgagaaaaataatttacGTTTGGCTAATTACtctgaaaaatacttttaaacaaTAATTTATGTCTGACCAAGCTTTTCAAAAAGTGTTTTTAAGTAtcaattacgaataaggacatgaatatatttagttaatagttaatattataagtaaataaataatctcaaattttgttattacatgcaataattaaatcttttcattttatttaagtaaaatataaaaataaaattaaaaagtactttaattcttttaatattattcaaatatattaaaaatcattcaacaaatataaaaagtATTCACTTCTAAAGTGACTATATATTAGAAAActatcctaaaaataagaagaaatacttatacattaatatcctaagtattagatTTAACGAttttttggtatatactatattttgttaaggatATTTTTGGTAAGAAAAAAAGTCAAAACTGATTCTGCTTCTACTTTTgggaagaaactatttttttttgtgcttctgcttctttccaaaagtactttttctgCAAAAAAAACTTAATCAAACACCTTGACtagttaagaaaaaaaaagtgcttctgggaagaaaaaaaaagcacttttggcctttggagaagcttggtcaaacaggctattagaagcaatttttaaaagcttggcaaAATACTAATTATTAcccaaaagtgcttttcaaattaaataaccaaaacttttttgaaaagcacttttaaaaagagcatttctcaaaataagcaaattttagaaacttggccaaacaggttaTTAAGTGATTTTTACAGCCGCGCTAGTATATTTGGCTAACAAATATAATTGTTTTTGGCTGACATACCAAATTTGTAACTTGTCATTCCTTTTCTCAAACTACTAACCAAATCATGTCCAAATACTTATGTAACTAACTCAagttaaaattttactcaaatagAACGAATCGTCCAAAACCATAGTCCGTACGTAATTCATAACAAGGGAGGCAAATTTGACGTTTTCGTTGCTATCTTGAAGTGAGGAATTATAATATTTGTTAACACTTTATGTTTATAtcaaattaaacaatttaactaTAGGAGTTATAAATTAaggtcaaaatataaaattatggttcaatgtgttataaaataaatactATAAAGTAGATAAACTGaaaacaagtatagagagaaactgatatattattcaacttcaaattcatgtacataatgaactgaaaacttctctatttatagaagaaaggaagcagctgcgaggcttttcaggaagcagctgcaaggcttttctttagctgcttgtaacaTGCATGTTTaataaaaagctgctgcaaatcatttcattgagctgcttgcaacctgcttgcatcagctgcttgtagataaatttcaacagagtactaaatggataatcttcttcaggaagattatctatagcggagtaataaataaacatccacaatataattattttcgtaacactcccccttggatgttcattaaaagataatgtgcctcattaaaaccttactagaaaaaaatcctgtgggaaaaaatcctagtcaAGAAAAATGAATACACATATTTAGTATTACAcattgctagctgcctcattaaaaaccttataaggaaaactctgtgggaaaaaaccttagtaaggaaaaaagagtacatcgtgtattttactccccctgatgaaaaccttgtttcaaatatttaagtttctgcattccaatcttgtataccatcttctcaaaagttgaagttggtaaagatttagtgaataaatctgtcggattgtcacttgaacggatttgttgcacatcaatatcattattttctgaagatcgtgtgtgtaaaataattttggtgaaatgtgcttcgttctatctccttttataaatcctcccttcaattggcctatgcatgcagcattgtcttcgtataaaattatgggtcttttatcacattccaacccacatttttctcgaataaaatgaatcattgatctcaaccatatgcattccctacttgcttcatgaataactattatctcagcatgatttgaagaagtagcagcaatagattgctttgtgaagCGTCATGATATGAcaatacctccacatgtaaacacatacccGATTTGAGATCGAACTTTATGGGGATCGGATAAATaactgcatctgcataaccaacaagatttgcactacttttgttagcataaaacaaactca from Nicotiana tabacum cultivar K326 chromosome 24, ASM71507v2, whole genome shotgun sequence includes:
- the LOC107759373 gene encoding protein DETOXIFICATION 46, chloroplastic, which encodes MSMYTQAINLNTFTYQSRIPIQIPTLNVSSSSTRLPTSRVTLSSQICTFRKLIITSCSIPSQEITDVESSDSVLSIKEVGNEQVEKIQVVKSSGREFSANESIWTQMVEIAKFSGPAVGLWLCGPLMSLIDTAVVGQGSSIELAALGPGTVFCDNISYIFMFLTIATSNLVATSLAQQDKEKVQHQISILLFIGLVCGVVMFIFTRLFGIQAITSFTGANNVDIINSANTYVQIRGLAWPALLVGWVAQSASLGMKDSWGPLKALAVATVINGTGDIVLCRFFSYGIAGAAWATMVSQVVAAYMMIKALSDKGYKGFAISVPSSDELLQIFLIAGPVFLTMMSKVAFYSLLVYFATSMGTQTIAAHQVMIQLFMICAVWGEPLSQTAQSFMPELLYGVNRNLSKARMLLKSLVIVGASFGLILASVAASVPWLFPKIFSPDPEVIREMHKILLPYFLALCVTPSILSLEGTLLAGRDLKFISLSMSSIFVLASLLLMLLSSKGLGLSGCWFALVVFQWSRFLIALRRLTLSDGILYSEESTHYELHKLKAV